The following proteins are encoded in a genomic region of Rhodanobacteraceae bacterium:
- the mfd gene encoding transcription-repair coupling factor, with amino-acid sequence MSKLLSLPLPKAPMLWKRWRPLHGAAHALALTETARISGRVIVAATRDSASAHALEADLQALIEPGVPVLHFPDWETLPYDLFAPHPDIVSQRIATLYRLPSVTRGVLVVPVSTLMQRLPPTRYIADRVLMLKRGDRLDLEREATRLERAGYRRVGQVIEPGDFAVRGSLLDLYPAGSQVPYRIELLDDEIDTLRAFDPETQRSAGAVDKIELLPAREFPFDEPDQKRVREAIRERFDLDVRRSALYQDLKNGNAPSGIEYYLPLFFDATATLFDYLPKDSLLVLEDSALEAAEHFFAATGERWNQRSHDVERPILPPAELYLPPSDLRGELNRRERVLIGGFEDANDTGSLPAPSLPVLRKGEEPATELKAFLNAYPGRVLLAADSPGRREALLELLTASNLRPQVLDSWEAFRAGDARWAVAVATLSDGFALSDPALTVLTERQLYGERARQERRRRKSERDPESIIRDLGELVEGAPVVHIDHGVGRYRGLVTLDIGGAPGEFLTIEYAGNDKLYVPVSGLELISRYTGGAPEHAPLHSLGSDAWDKAKKRAAEKVRDVAAELLELYAKRRARIAEPITIDRGLYEQFAAGFPFEETPDQLAAIEAVLADLVKKEPMDRVVCGDVGFGKTEVALRAAFVAAQAGRQVAVLVPTTLLAEQHYRNFADRFADWPIRVEVLSRFKTPKEIKAALDELAKGTVDVMVGTHRLIQEDVRFKQLGLVIVDEEQRFGVRQKEQLKKLRAEVDLLTLTATPIPRTLNMALTGLRDLSIIATPPQHRLAVKTFIAQWDPQLLREAFERELGRGGQVYFLHNEVETIEKTAREVEELIPQARIRVAHGQMAERELEVAMLDFYRQRFNVLVCTTIIESGIDVPTANTIIINRADRFGLSQLHQLRGRVGRSHHRAFAYLIVPHKKSITQDAQKRLDALASLEELGAGFTLSTHDLEIRGAGELLGEGQSGEIESVGFTLYTEMLERAVRALKEGRLPDDPLAALEQAVEIQLGIPALIPEDYLPDVHARLVLYKRISSARDDEALNELQVEMIDRFGLLPDPAKHLFIIAKMKLRAQALGIRKLELGPAGGRVIFKAKTTVDPMNLIRLVQRDPKRYAFEGQDKLKLKREMALPEERVRMANELLGALGGRG; translated from the coding sequence ATGTCCAAGCTGCTCTCGCTCCCCCTGCCCAAGGCGCCGATGCTGTGGAAGCGCTGGCGGCCGCTGCACGGGGCGGCGCATGCGCTGGCGCTGACCGAGACCGCGCGCATCTCCGGGCGGGTGATCGTGGCCGCGACCAGGGACTCGGCTTCGGCGCACGCGCTGGAAGCGGACCTGCAGGCGCTCATCGAACCCGGCGTCCCGGTGCTGCATTTCCCGGACTGGGAGACGCTGCCTTACGATTTGTTCGCGCCACACCCGGACATCGTCTCGCAGCGCATCGCCACGCTGTACCGGCTGCCCTCGGTCACGCGCGGCGTGCTGGTGGTGCCGGTGTCGACGCTGATGCAGCGGTTGCCGCCGACGCGCTACATCGCCGACCGCGTGCTGATGCTCAAGCGCGGCGACCGGCTGGACCTGGAGCGCGAGGCGACCCGCCTGGAGCGCGCCGGCTACCGGCGTGTCGGTCAGGTGATCGAGCCGGGCGATTTCGCGGTGCGCGGCAGCCTGCTCGATCTCTACCCGGCGGGCTCGCAGGTGCCGTATCGCATCGAGCTGCTGGACGATGAGATCGACACCCTGCGCGCCTTCGATCCGGAGACCCAGCGCTCGGCCGGTGCGGTCGACAAGATCGAGTTGCTGCCCGCGCGCGAGTTCCCCTTCGACGAGCCGGACCAGAAGCGCGTGCGCGAGGCGATCCGCGAGCGCTTCGACCTCGACGTGCGCCGCTCGGCGCTGTACCAGGACCTCAAGAACGGCAATGCGCCGTCCGGCATCGAGTACTACCTGCCGCTGTTCTTCGATGCCACCGCCACGCTGTTCGACTACCTGCCGAAGGACAGCCTGCTGGTGCTGGAGGACAGCGCGCTGGAGGCGGCCGAGCACTTCTTCGCCGCGACCGGCGAGCGCTGGAACCAGCGCAGCCATGACGTCGAGCGCCCGATCCTGCCGCCGGCGGAGCTGTACCTGCCGCCGTCGGATTTGCGCGGCGAACTGAACCGCCGCGAGCGCGTGCTGATCGGTGGCTTCGAGGACGCCAACGACACCGGCTCGCTGCCGGCGCCGAGCCTGCCGGTGCTGCGCAAGGGCGAGGAACCGGCCACCGAGCTGAAGGCCTTCCTCAACGCCTATCCCGGGCGCGTGCTACTGGCGGCCGATTCGCCAGGCCGGCGCGAGGCGCTGCTGGAACTGCTGACCGCGTCGAACCTGCGCCCGCAGGTGCTGGATAGCTGGGAGGCCTTCCGCGCCGGGGATGCGCGCTGGGCGGTGGCGGTGGCCACGCTGTCGGACGGCTTTGCCCTGTCCGATCCGGCGCTGACCGTGCTCACCGAGCGCCAGCTGTACGGCGAGCGCGCGCGCCAGGAGCGCCGCCGGCGCAAGAGCGAGCGCGATCCGGAATCGATCATCCGCGACCTCGGCGAACTGGTCGAAGGCGCGCCGGTGGTGCACATCGACCACGGCGTCGGGCGCTACCGCGGCCTGGTCACGCTCGACATCGGCGGCGCGCCGGGCGAGTTCCTGACCATCGAATACGCCGGCAACGACAAGCTCTACGTGCCGGTGTCCGGCCTGGAGCTGATCAGCCGCTACACCGGTGGTGCGCCGGAGCATGCGCCGCTGCACTCGCTGGGATCGGACGCCTGGGACAAGGCGAAGAAGCGCGCCGCGGAGAAGGTGCGCGATGTCGCCGCCGAGCTGCTGGAGCTGTATGCCAAGCGCCGCGCGCGGATCGCCGAGCCGATCACGATCGACCGCGGCCTGTACGAGCAGTTCGCCGCCGGCTTCCCCTTCGAGGAAACCCCGGACCAGCTCGCGGCCATCGAAGCGGTACTCGCGGACCTGGTCAAGAAGGAACCGATGGACCGCGTGGTCTGCGGCGATGTGGGCTTCGGCAAGACCGAGGTGGCGCTGCGCGCCGCCTTCGTCGCGGCGCAGGCCGGGCGCCAGGTGGCGGTGCTGGTGCCGACCACCCTGCTCGCCGAGCAGCACTACCGCAACTTCGCCGACCGCTTCGCCGACTGGCCGATCCGCGTCGAGGTGCTGTCGCGCTTCAAGACGCCCAAGGAGATCAAGGCGGCGCTGGACGAGCTGGCCAAGGGCACGGTCGATGTGATGGTCGGCACCCACCGGCTGATCCAGGAGGACGTGCGCTTCAAGCAGCTGGGCCTGGTGATCGTCGACGAGGAGCAGCGCTTCGGCGTGCGCCAGAAGGAGCAGCTGAAGAAGCTGCGCGCCGAGGTCGATTTGCTGACGCTGACCGCCACGCCGATCCCGCGCACGCTGAACATGGCGCTGACCGGGCTGCGCGATCTGTCGATCATCGCCACCCCGCCGCAGCACCGCCTGGCGGTCAAGACCTTCATCGCCCAGTGGGATCCGCAGCTGCTGCGCGAGGCCTTCGAGCGCGAGCTCGGCCGCGGCGGCCAGGTCTACTTCCTGCACAACGAGGTCGAGACCATCGAGAAGACCGCGCGCGAGGTCGAGGAACTGATCCCGCAGGCGCGCATCCGCGTCGCCCACGGCCAGATGGCCGAGCGCGAGCTGGAAGTGGCGATGCTCGATTTCTACCGCCAGCGCTTCAACGTGCTGGTGTGCACCACGATCATCGAATCCGGCATCGACGTGCCAACCGCCAACACCATCATCATCAACCGCGCCGACCGTTTCGGCCTGTCGCAGCTGCACCAGCTGCGCGGGCGCGTCGGCCGCTCGCACCACCGCGCCTTCGCCTACCTGATCGTGCCGCACAAGAAGTCGATCACCCAGGACGCGCAGAAGCGGCTGGATGCGCTGGCCTCGCTGGAAGAGCTGGGCGCCGGCTTCACCCTGTCGACCCACGATCTGGAAATCCGCGGCGCCGGCGAGCTGCTCGGCGAGGGGCAGTCGGGCGAGATCGAGTCGGTCGGATTCACGCTCTACACCGAGATGCTCGAACGCGCGGTGCGCGCGCTCAAGGAAGGCCGATTGCCGGACGATCCGCTGGCCGCGCTGGAACAGGCGGTCGAGATCCAGCTCGGCATCCCGGCGCTGATCCCCGAGGACTACCTGCCGGATGTGCACGCCCGCCTGGTGCTGTACAAGCGCATCAGCAGCGCGCGCGACGACGAGGCGCTGAACGAGTTGCAGGTGGAGATGATCGACCGCTTCGGCCTGCTGCCGGACCCGGCCAAACACCTGTTCATCATCGCGAAGATGAAACTGCGTGCGCAGGCGCTCGGCATCCGCAAGCTGGAACTCGGCCCCGCCGGCGGCCGCGTGATCTTCAAGGCGAAGACCACGGTGGACCCGATGAACCTGATCCGCCTGGTCCAGCGCGACCCCAAGCGCTATGCCTTCGAAGGCCAGGACAAGCTAAAGTTGAAGCGCGAAATGGCGCTGCCCGAGGAACGGGTACGCATGGCGAACGAGTTGCTGGGCGCGTTGGGAGGCAGGGGATGA
- a CDS encoding glutaredoxin family protein produces the protein MILLTATWCGYCRKQRADFLAAGLAYAEFDVETDQLGRRLYEAPPTPRGVPVIIVADEWKIGYGEGLGAHLLRVNPQLAKPAAANAREGAARAPTASAG, from the coding sequence GTGATCCTGCTGACCGCCACCTGGTGCGGCTACTGCCGCAAGCAGCGCGCGGACTTCCTCGCCGCCGGCCTCGCCTACGCGGAGTTCGACGTGGAGACCGACCAGCTCGGGCGGCGCCTGTACGAGGCCCCGCCGACGCCGCGCGGCGTCCCCGTGATCATCGTCGCCGACGAGTGGAAGATCGGCTACGGCGAGGGCCTCGGCGCCCACCTCCTGCGGGTCAATCCGCAGCTGGCGAAGCCGGCTGCGGCGAATGCGCGTGAAGGCGCCGCCAGGGCCCCGACCGCGAGTGCCGGCTGA